CCGCGCTCGCGCGCCACGCGGGCCGCTTCCAGCCCCGCCGGACCTGCGCCCACGACCACCACCTTGCGCTTTGGGCCTGTGCTCCTGGCAATGGTGTGAGGCATGGTGCGCTCGCGGCTGGTCGCGGCGTTCTGCACGCACAGCACGTCCAGGCCGTTGTACTGCCGGTCGATGCAGTAGTTGGCGCCGACGCACTGCTTGATCTGGTCCTCGCGCCCGTCGCGGATCTTGATGACCATGTGCGGATCGGCAATCTGCGCGCGCGTCATCCCCACCATGTCGACCGTGCCGTTGGCGAGCAGCCGTTCGGCCTGCTGCGCATCGCGGATGCTCTGGGCGTGCATCACCGGAATCTTCACCACGCTCTTGATGCCGCCGGCCAGGTGCACGAAGGGCTCGGGCGGCAGCGCCATGGGGGGCATGCAGTTGGCCAGCGTGTTGTGCGTGTCGGCGCCCGAGCCGATGACGCTGAGGAAGTCGATCAGGCCGGTTTCGCTCATGGCCTGGGCGATTTCCTTGAATGCCTCGTGGTCCAGGCCGTCCTCGTGGAACTCGTCGCCGCACATGCGCAGGCCCACGCAGAAGTCGCGGCCCACCTCCTCCCGCACGGCGTTGAGCACCTCGATGCCGAAGCGCAGCCGGTTCTCGAGCGAGCCGCCGTATTCGTCGGTGCGGTGGTTGCTGCGCGGACTCCAGAACTGGTCGATGAGGTGCTGGTGCGCGGCCGAGATCTCGATGCCGTCCATGCCCGAGGCCTTCACGCGGCGCGCGGCCCGCGCATAGTCCCGGGCGATGCGGCGGATCTCCTCGATCTCGATGGTCTTGGCGTTGCCGCGGTGAACCGGCTCCCGCACGCCCGAAGGGCTGACCAGGTGCGGCCAGTCGAAGCCGTGCCAGGCATTGCGCCGGCCCATGTGCGTGGCCTGGATCATGATCTTGGCGCCGTGGCCGTGCATGGTCTCGGCGAGCTTGGCGAGGCCCTCCATGGTCTCGTCGCGCGAGAGATTCACGGAGCTCCACCAGTCGCTGGGACTGTCCTTGGCCACCGGGCTGGAGCCGCCGCAGATGGCCAGGCCCACGCCGCCGCGGGCCTTCTCTTCGTAGTAGCGGATGTAGCGCTCCCCGGGCATGCCGTTCTCGGCATAGACCTCGGCGTGGGCGGTGCTCACGATCCGGTTGCGGATCTTCAGCTGGTTGAGCTGGATGGGTTCGAACAGGTGCGGGTAACGCATGATCGGATGGCTGCGTGTGAGGGTCAGGCCGCGAGGGGCGCCACCGTGAACACGCAGTGCGCATGTCCCTCGGCGGCGCAGCGGGTTTCTTCGCTGTGCGTCTTCCAGGT
This genomic window from Variovorax paradoxus contains:
- a CDS encoding NADH:flavin oxidoreductase translates to MRYPHLFEPIQLNQLKIRNRIVSTAHAEVYAENGMPGERYIRYYEEKARGGVGLAICGGSSPVAKDSPSDWWSSVNLSRDETMEGLAKLAETMHGHGAKIMIQATHMGRRNAWHGFDWPHLVSPSGVREPVHRGNAKTIEIEEIRRIARDYARAARRVKASGMDGIEISAAHQHLIDQFWSPRSNHRTDEYGGSLENRLRFGIEVLNAVREEVGRDFCVGLRMCGDEFHEDGLDHEAFKEIAQAMSETGLIDFLSVIGSGADTHNTLANCMPPMALPPEPFVHLAGGIKSVVKIPVMHAQSIRDAQQAERLLANGTVDMVGMTRAQIADPHMVIKIRDGREDQIKQCVGANYCIDRQYNGLDVLCVQNAATSRERTMPHTIARSTGPKRKVVVVGAGPAGLEAARVARERGHDVVLFEKQAQVGGQVNLAAKAPKREQMAGIIRWFDLETLRLGVDRRLNTEADASMIMDERPDIVVLATGGIPHTGQTPGWGVAEGLSVSGWDILSGRVAPRGNVLVYDAISTHAGSGVADFIASRGHLVELVTPDVKIADDTGGTTFPIFYRGLYAHGAIFTPNHWLDRVYRETTPDGDKLVALLRNEYTDAQEERVVDQVVIENGIRPDEALYWQLKERSVNRGQTDIDALYAAQPQPVLSQALRGEGKFALFRIGDGVSMHNIHGAIYDALRLAKDF